CACATTTTGGGATTTACCATAGTAACCGTGACGCGGCGGGTTGCTTTCATGAATCCCGGATTTTCCCGCGCCGGACTCCAGCCCGCGGATGACACAAAGAAATCGCCGGATCGGGACGTTTGGGGTTCAATGCCTCCCATCATGCATCCAGTCCGCTTCATCCGCTTTTTTCCGGTGGCCGGTTTGGCCGTCGTTCTGTCACTCCCCGCCATGGCGGAACCGCTTCTCAAAAACGGCGGCTTCGACAAGGAACTGGCACCTTGGGAATGCGACGAAGGCAGGATCGTTGAGGATCCCAAGGAAAAGGGGAATTCGCTGCTGGAGGTGGAACTCGACGGCGGGGTTTTCGGGCTGGCCCAGGACTTCAAATGGCCGGCGGGGAAAAAGTCGCTGACACTTTCCTTCCGGGTGAAAGCCAGCGCCGCTTCGAAGGACGCGCCGGTCCAGTGGCGGCTGCGGCTTTACGATGCGGAGGGTAACTCCGAGCTCGCGGCAGGCGGAACGATCACGGAGAGCGGCGGATGGATCACCGTGACGAAGACCATCCAACGTCCGGAAGGAGCCGTCACTTCCCTGATGCTCGAAAGCAACCGTGGTGAAGGGAAGCTGTGGATCGACGATCTGAAACTTGAGTGAGCGGATTTTTCAGCGGGCGAGGTATGGCCGCCAGCCCCGGAGATGGGTGATTTCCTCCGCTCCATCCAGTGCCCGTGGCTCCGCGATGAAGCCGGGCAACGACTCTCCGGATGCCAGTGTCACTTTTCCGATGCCCAGCGGAGCGGGAATCCTGGAAACGAAGTCACCGAATGCGGCGGGATCGAGTGACCATACCTCGACCGCGATGGACGCTCCTTTTTCCGCGTCGTGGACCAGTGCCGGTCGTGCGGGGATCTTTTCTCCGGCAGGCATGGCAAACAACCGGTAATGCGGAGCCGTTTCCATTTTGCAAACGAGGGTGGCACCGCGGTCCGCAAGTTGGTGATGGAGGGCCAGCCCTTCCAGGTGCGCGCCACAGACCACGATGGGGATGCGGACGTTCTCTTCCGCCGGAGATTCCGGAAGCGGCTGTTTGGTGAATGTCCCGGCAAGCCGCAGCAGATCCTCATCCGTCCCGGTGGGGGCGGCGAGGGTCACGCCCCATGGCAGCCTGCCGCCCCGTGCGAATCCTGCCGGGATCGCGACGGCGGCCAGATCCAGCAGGTTCATGAAATTCGTGTATCGCCCGAGCACGGAGTTCGTGCGGATGGGATCGGCCAGCACCTCCTCCACCGTGTAGAGGCAGGGGGTGGTCGGCAGCAGCAGGAAGTCCACCGCCTGCCAGATGCCCTCCGCATCACGGGCGTGTTCACGGAGCTTGTATTGCGCCTTGAAAGTCGCGGAGGCATCCCAGCCCTTGGAGTTTTCCAGAATGGTTTTCGTCACCGGGTGGATGGCATCCGGATGGGCGGCGACGAAGTCACCGACGGCGGCCCAGCGCTCCGCCACCCACGGGCCTTCATAGAGCAGCTTCGCCGCTTCCACGAATGGAGTGAGATCGACTTCCACGGCGGTGCCGCCCATTTCCTCCAACCTGCGGACCGCGTCCGCATAGAGCGCGGGGGTATCCGGATCACCCGCGAAATCGAGCGCTGCGGGGACGCCGAACAGGAAACCCTCCGTCTCCAGGGAAACCGGTTCGACATCGCGTGAGAACGGATCGGCCGGATCGAACACGCCGATGATTTCGGAAATGATCGCCGCATCCTCCGGGGTGTTCGCGAACACGGAGACACAATCGAGCGAGCGGCAGGCGGGAACCATGCCACGGTTGCTGACGAGTCCGCGGGTCGGCTTCCAGCCGATGAGGTTCTGGAACGCGGCGGGCACCCGACCCGACCCGGCGGTGTCCGTGCCGAGCGAGAAGGCACAGAGTCCGGCGGCGAGAGCGGTGGCGCTGCCGGAGCTGGAACCTCCCGGCAGGTAGGCCATGTCAAAGACATTACGGGGAATCCCGTAGGGAGAACGGACCCCCACGAGGCCGGTGGCGAACTGGTCGAGGTTCGCCTTTCCCAGCGGGATCGCTCCCGCGCCGCGCAGCAGCCTCACCACCTCGGCGTCCTCTGCCGGGGTGTGGGAAAACTCCGGGCAACCGGCGGTGGTGGGCCAGCCGGCGACGTCGATGTTGTCCTTCACCACGAAAGGGATGCCCCACAGCGGGAGATCGGCCGGCATCGCCTCCACCTCTGCCGCTAGCCCGAGCCATTCCTCCTCCGCTGGCAGGTGGATGAAAATGGCCGGGTCGTTGTGGGCTTCGATCCGCTTCCGCAGCAGGGAGACCATGCCGGTCGGCGTCAGGGTTCCATCGGCATAGCTCTGTCTCAGGGAAGGAATGGTCAGCATGGGCGGTCAGAGGATTTTGGCGATGAGGAGGGGCTGGCCCGCTTTGACGGGGTTGCCTTCGCTGGTGAGGACTTCGATGATCTCCAGCATCTCGTCGGACTTCACCGGAATTTCCATCTTCATCGCCTCCAGCACAATCGCGGGATCGCCTTCGGCAAGTTTGTCCCCGGGCTTCACCTCGATCTTCCACACATTCCCCGTCACCGGGCTTTCCAGGACGATGGCACCTTCCGGGATCGTGATTTCCTGGTCGTCGGCTGTCTCCGCCTCCGCAGGGGAATCCAGGTGCAATCCGGCGTCCTCCCACCGCTGGCGTTCGTCGGCGAAGGCCTGGCGCTGGGTGGCGCGGAAGGCATCGATCTCGCCGGAGTGGATCTCCAGAAACGTCTCGTAGTCGGCGTAGCGGAAGACCGTCGGCTCGACGCGGATGCGGTGGCGGCCGAGCGGTACCTCCTCGCGGAGCTGGAGCAGTTCCTCCGGTGAAACTTCGTAGAACCTGAGCTGGTCGAAGAACCGGAGCAGCCACGGCTTCTCGAAATCCGGTGTCTGCCGCCAGCGGTTCCACATCTGGATGGTGCGGCCGGTGAACTGGTAGCCTCCCGGTCCCTCCATGCCATAGACGCAGAGGTAGGCACCGCCGATGCCGACGGCATTCTCCGGTGTCCATGTCCGGGCGGGGTTGTATTTCGTCGTGACCAGACGGTGCCGGGGATCCAGCGGGGTGGCGACGGGCGCGCCGAGATAGACATCACCCAGTCCCATGACCAGATAGCTGGCGTCGAAGAAGATCCGCTTCACGTCATCGATGGAATCCAGGCCGTTGATGCGGCGGATGAATTCCAGGTTGCTGGGGCACCATGGGGCCTTCGGGTTCACGCCAACCATGTAGCGGCGGATCGCTTCCTTCGTGCTCGGGTCATCCCAACTGATCGGCAGATGGACGATGCGGGCGGGTACCTCGATCTGTTCCAGCGGGGGCAGCGCGGCGATGCCGTGGCGGATGGTTTCCCGGAGCGTGTCGCGGGAGATCACCGTGCTGTCGAAATGGATCTGCAGCGAGCGGATGCCGGGTGTCAGGTCGATGATGCCTTTCAACTTCTGCTTCTGCAGCCATTGGTAGACGACGTGGGCCTTGAAGCGCAGCTTCAGGTCGAGGAGATGCGGGCCGAACTCGATGAGCAGGTAGCGGTCCCCCGCGCGGCGGATCACCACCTTGTCATCCCCTTCTCCGAAGGAGTCCAGGATCGCGGAGTGGAGATCCAGCGGAGCGGGTTCGGGGTCAGGCAGGGTGTCGATGCCACCGTCGAGAAATCCGGATACAGCCTCCCCCTGGCGGTCCGCCCACGCCTCGTCCACCGGGATGAAAGTGATCCTGTCACCCGGCCGGAGCTGGCCGAGCTTCCACAGTTCCGCATCCACCACCACGACCGGGCAGACGAAGCCGCCGAGGCTGGGGCCGTCCGGGCCGAGGATCACCGGCATGTCCCCGGTGAAGTCCACAGCGCCGATGGCGTAGGCATTGTCATGGAGGTTGGACGGATGAAGTCCTGCCTCACCGCCATCCGTGCGCGCCCACTTCGGCTTCGGGCCGATCAGCCGGACCCCGGTCCGGGCGGAGTTGTAGTGGACCTCCCATGAGGTGGCGAAGAAGGTGGTGATGTCCTCCGGGAGGAAAAATTCCGGTGCGCCGTGCGGCCCGTAGAGCACGCCGATCTTCCAATCGCGGGTGTAGGGGATGGGAGATTGATTATTGGAGATTGGAGATTGGAGATTGGGAGAAAAGATGCCGATGACATCCCCCGGCAACAGCGCCCTCCCTCCATGTCCTCCGAACCTTCCCAGCGTGAAGGTGGATTTACTGCCGAGATAATCCGGAGCCTCGATGCCTCCGGCGATGGCGAGGTAGGCGCGCAGGCCGCTTTCCTCGATTTTTCCGATCTTGAGGGTGTCGCCCGCAGCTACGGTGAATGCCGTATTCGGAGCGACGGATTCGCCGTTCTTCAGGATCAGGACGGGCGGCCCGGCGATGGCGACGGTGGCGGCGGTGTTGAAGCGCAGCGACGGTCCCGCCATCGTGATCTCGAGGGCGGCGGTGCCGTCCGGATTCCCGACCATGCGGTTGGCGCGGCGGAAAGTGAGGGAATCCATCGGCCCGGATGGCGGCACGCCCACCTCCCACAGCCCGGTCCGGCCCGGCCAGTCCTGGATGGTGGTCATGGTGCCGCTGGAAAGGACGTCGAAGGTGGTGGGATGGTAGCCGAAGGAGGCCATGTCCCGCATGGCGACCCCGCCATCGGTGAACGGCTGCCAGCGCGCCACCTGCCGGAGGTAGCGCAGGTTCGTCTCAATCCCGGAAACGCGTGAATCATCCAGAGCGACCTGCAGATCACGGATGGCCGTGGTGCGGTCCGCGGAATGGACCATGATCTTTCCGAGCAACGGGTCGTAGAACGGACTGACCTCCGTCCCGGCGGAGATCCAGTGGTCGGTGCGGGTGTTGACGGGAAACTCCACCTCCGTGAGCAGACCGGCGCTGGGGCGGAAGTTCTGGTTGGGGTCCTCCGCGTAGAGCCTGGCCTGGATGGCGTGGCCCTTCGGCTCCGGTGCCGTTGCGGGAAGCGTGAAGGTCGGATCGAGCGCGAGCCGAGCCATCCACTCCACCAGGTCGATGCCGGTGACCAGCTCCGTCACGCCGTGCTCCACCTGGAGCCGGGTGTTCACCTCCAGGAAATAGAACTCGGTACGGTCCGCATCGTAGATGAACTCCACCGTTCCGGCGGAGCGGTAGTTGAGGCTTTTCCCCAGCTCCACGGCGGCATGGTGCAGCGCGGTGCGGGTCGCGTCCGAAAGGAGCGGGGCGGGCGTTTCCTCGAAGACCTTCTGGTTGCGCCGCTGGACCGAGCAGTCGCGCTCACCAAGCGCCAGCACATGGCCGTTGCCGTCGCCGAAGATCTGCACCTCCACGTGGCGTCCGCGCTGGACGTAGCGTTCCAGGAAGACGGCTCCGGAACCGAAGCTGCGCTGGCTGAGCCGGACCACGGACTCGAACTCGCGGCGGAGCTCCTCTTCCGAATGGCAGATCTTCATGCCGATGCCGCCGCCACCCGCGGTCGATTTCAGCATCAGAGGATAGCCGAGCTTCTCCGCGGCGGCGATGGCGGCGTCCACATTTTCCAGCAGGTCGGTGCCCGGGACCAGCGGCACACCCGCGTCTCCGGCGAGGCGGCGCGCCTCATGCTTCAGGCCGAAGGCGATGATCTGCTCCGGCGTCGGTCCCAGCCAGCGGATGCTGTTGTCCTCGCAGAGCTTCGCGAATTCCGTGTTCTCGCTGAGCAGGCCGTAGCCGGGAAAGACGGCGGAGGCCCCCGCCTCCTTGGCGATCTCCAGCAGCCGGTCCTTCAGCAGATAGCTTTCCGAAACCGGGCCGGGGCCGAGGCGGTGGGCTTCATCCGCCAGATCGACATGCGGGGAGGCGGCGTCAGGATCGGAATAAACGGCGATGCTCTGGTAGCCGAGTTTTTTGAAGGTGCGGATCGCCCGTGCGGCGATCTCCCCCCGGTTTGCGATGAGGATTTTCGGGGTCATTTTTTCAGGAGATCGAGACTTCGACCGGAGTGGGGTTCCAGCCGTTGCAGGGGTTGTTGAGCTGGGGGCAGTTCGAGATCAGGCAGACCACATCCATGCGGGCCACCATCTCCACGTAACGTCCCGGGGCGGAGATGCCGTCGGCGAAGGTGAGTCCCCCGTCCGGGGAGACCGGCACGTTCATGAAGAAGTTGATGTTGCAGGTGATGTCGCGCTTCGTGAGTTCCACGTTCCACTCCTGCGCACCGCGGATGAAGCTGTCCCGGCAGGCGTGCATGCACTCCTTGTCATGGGCGTAGCGCATCGTGTTCGACTCGCGGGAACACGCGCCGCCCAGCGTGTCGTGGCGGCCGCAGGTGTCCTCCGTGATCTCCAGCATCACGTTCCCCTCCGTGCTCATGAGGCGGGTGCCGGTGGTGAGGTAGAGGGACGCCTGCTCCTGGATGGTCTGGTCCGCGCTGTAACGCTCCGTGGGATCCGCCGCGCTGAAGAAGAGGGTGTCCGCGGCCTGGTTTCCCTCCAGGTCCGTGATGCGGAGCGTCTGGCCCTTTTTGATTTCGTGGACCCACCAGTCGCCGGCGGGGATGACGTGCTTGTGGCTCATGGTCGTGAAAGGGCGAGGAAGGTTTCGTTGTTCTCGTGGGCGCGGAGGTTCTCGGGGCGGATGGCCAGCGAAGGATCATCCGGGGAGGGCGGAGCGCCGCCGGAGATCTGGAGCTCAACCTCGGTCGGGCGGTAGGCCGGAAGGGGATCCAGCGGGTGCTGGCAGGTGTTCAGGACGACCAGCGTGTCGAGTTCGAACCGCAACTCGATGTGGTCGCCGGGTTTCGAGTGGCCGGGGACGAAGCTGAGTTTCCCCGCCTCATCCGCCACCACCTTGCTGAAAAGGTTGGCGTTCGGAACCAGATCCTTTTTGCCGAGGCCCCACTTGCAGAGTTCGATGAGAAAGCAGTCGCGGGCATTCCGGTTCCAGTCGTTCCGCGCCTCCTGGTAGTTGTGCTCGCCGTATTTCTTCAGAACCAGCGCCGCGTTCGAGTGGCCGCAGACGGTGTCATGCCAACCGACGCTGTCGGAGGTGATGGAGGCCAGCAGCCGTCCCATGTCCGAGTGCAGGCAATAGGGCTCCCGCAGGTAAAAGATGTGCTGGCCCTTCAGGGTGTCCGGCATGTTGTAGCGTTCCTGCCGCTCCGTGGCGTGGTAGAGGAGCATGCCGACGTTCGCTCCGCCGGAGAGGTCGGTGAGGCGCAGGCGCTTGCCGCGCGAGATGATGCCGGACCACATGCCGGCTCCGGTGAGCGTGCGTGTGAAAATGGGATTCATGGTGGATGTCATGGGTGGGAAAGTTTCAGGCGTCCTTTTCGTCCGGCTCCGTCTGGATGGGCGGCAGCAGGGTGCGGGTGAGATTGAGGCGGCCCGCGATCATGCCTTTGATGCCGAGCAGCTTGTTCGCGATCATCCGCAGCCGCTTCGCCGGACCCTGCACCAGGATCACCTCCATGGTGCAGGAGTTCTCAAGGAACACCTGGAGGGAGCTGATGACTTCGCGGATGTGCTCGTGCTGGATGTCGGTGATCTGCTGTTTGATGCCGGTCCTCTTGTGGTCGTAGAAAAGGGTGATGGTTCCGGCCATCAGCGAGTTCCCCTTCAGGCTGTAGTAGTCGGAGATGTGCTGGTTGAGGACCTCGGCGATGGCATGGGAGCGGTTGACGAAACCGCGTTCCTCCATCAGTTCCTCAAACTGGTTGTGCAGCTCGTCCGAGATCGAGATGGTGACCCGATGGGCGAGTTTTTCTTTCGGTCGGCGGGCGCTCGGCATGCGGATCCCTGCAAAGCACGAACCCTGCCGGATTCAGGAATTCCGGAGAAATCGTATGATGAATGTGAAATGATCATCATACGATCCCCGGAGGCTCATTCGACGTTGTCCTCCACGTTGGTCAGGCGGGTGAAGGGCAGCTTGTCGAACACCGGTTCGGCATGGTCATCCTCCGGGTGGATGATGGTTTCGAGATGGCTCTTGGTGGCGAGGAATTCGGGCGAGCGGAGCTGCGAGTGGTCCCGCGGACGGGGGACGGGAACCTCCAGCACTTCCCGGATACGGCCGGGCCGGGGATCCAGGACGAGGATGCGATCGGAAAGGAAGATCGCTTCATCCAGGTCGTGGGTGATGAAGAAAATGGTGATGTCCACGTTCTTCCAGATCTGCAGGAGGTAGGCCTGCATCTGCTGGCGGGTCTGCGGATCCAGCGCGCCGAACGGTTCGTCCATCAGCAGGATGCGCGGCTCGTTGGCCAGCGCACGGGCGATCGCGGCGCGCTGCTTCATGCCACCGCTGAGCTGGTGGGGATAGGAATCCGCGAACTTGTCCAATCCCACGAGGGCCAGCCACTGGCGGGCTTCCGCTTCGTTGGTGAAGTCGCTTTTGCCTGCCATGCGCGGTCCGTACATCACGTTCTGCTTCACCGTCAGCCATGGGAAAAGCGTGTAGCTCTGGAAGACCATGCCGCGGTCACGGCCCGGACCCGTGATGGGTGTGCCATCGACCAGAACCTGTCCGGCGGACGGGGTTTCCAGACCGGCGAGGATGCGGATGAGCGTGGATTTCCCGCAGCCCGACTGGCCGAGCACACACATGAACTCCCGGCGGTGGACTGTCAGGTTGATGTCCTGCAGCGCGGTGACTTCTCCTGCCTTCGAGTCGAATCTCTTGTAAAGTCCGTTGATCTCCAGAATGGGTGGACGCTGGTAGATTTTCCCGAGCCTGGCTTTCACCGCAGGGGACTGGTCGAGATGGGAAAGGGTTTCCATCGTGCTCATTGCGGGAGGTTTCCGGAAGCGGGCGCGGCTGCCACCGGTGCGGGTTTGGATGGCTTGATCATCCGGATCATCGCAGGCACTCCGGAGAGGATCTTGTCCACGATGCCTTTCTTCGGCTGCTCCACCCATGGGAAGAAGTAGCGGGAAAGATGGGCCAGGATCTGGTCCATAAAGAAGCCGGACAGGCCGATCATCAGGATGGCGGGATAGACGATGTCGAACTGGAAGCGGCGGCCGTGGGTGTCGATGATTTCCGCCAGGCCGCTCTTGAAGCCGAGGAGTTCCGCGATGACCAGCCAGGTCCAGGCGGTGCTGAGCAGCAGGCGCAGATCCTTGTAGAGGTTCGGCAGGATGCCGGGGACGATCACCGTGCGGATGAGCTGGGCACGGCTGGCGCCGAGGGTCTGTGCGGCCTCCAGCAGGGACGGGTCCAGGCCGCGGGTGGTCTTGGCGATGGTCAGGATCGCGCAGGGCAGGGTGCCCAGGAAAACCAGCATCACCTTCGGTCCCATATCGAGGCCGAAGATAGCCATCAGCACCACGCCGAACGCGGGGGCGGGCATGTAGCTGAAGAAGTTCACGAACGGTTCCGTGAGCTTCGAGATGAAATCGAATGTCCCCGCGAGGATGCCGATCGGGATCGCAACCGCGATGGCGAGCAGGAAGCCGCAGATGATGGTCCGCCATGACTCGCCGTAGCGTTGCAGCAGCGTCTTCCGCTCGGCTCCGGTTTCGGTGTCATCGGCCTTCTTCGCCGTGATGCCTTTCCAGAAAGAGCGGGCAACGACATCCGGCGGGACGAGGAAGACGGGGCGGGAAACTTCCTCCGCCGCCTGTGGCAGCAACTTGAGCATCGGCTCCGTCGGCCAGCCGGTTCCGGCGGCGGAGAGCATCTCGGCATTCGCCTTCACGATGGCCAGGTTCCCGTCGGTGACGGGCTCCTTCTCCGCTTCCAGTTTTCCGGCGGCG
The nucleotide sequence above comes from Akkermansiaceae bacterium. Encoded proteins:
- the uca gene encoding urea carboxylase — encoded protein: MTPKILIANRGEIAARAIRTFKKLGYQSIAVYSDPDAASPHVDLADEAHRLGPGPVSESYLLKDRLLEIAKEAGASAVFPGYGLLSENTEFAKLCEDNSIRWLGPTPEQIIAFGLKHEARRLAGDAGVPLVPGTDLLENVDAAIAAAEKLGYPLMLKSTAGGGGIGMKICHSEEELRREFESVVRLSQRSFGSGAVFLERYVQRGRHVEVQIFGDGNGHVLALGERDCSVQRRNQKVFEETPAPLLSDATRTALHHAAVELGKSLNYRSAGTVEFIYDADRTEFYFLEVNTRLQVEHGVTELVTGIDLVEWMARLALDPTFTLPATAPEPKGHAIQARLYAEDPNQNFRPSAGLLTEVEFPVNTRTDHWISAGTEVSPFYDPLLGKIMVHSADRTTAIRDLQVALDDSRVSGIETNLRYLRQVARWQPFTDGGVAMRDMASFGYHPTTFDVLSSGTMTTIQDWPGRTGLWEVGVPPSGPMDSLTFRRANRMVGNPDGTAALEITMAGPSLRFNTAATVAIAGPPVLILKNGESVAPNTAFTVAAGDTLKIGKIEESGLRAYLAIAGGIEAPDYLGSKSTFTLGRFGGHGGRALLPGDVIGIFSPNLQSPISNNQSPIPYTRDWKIGVLYGPHGAPEFFLPEDITTFFATSWEVHYNSARTGVRLIGPKPKWARTDGGEAGLHPSNLHDNAYAIGAVDFTGDMPVILGPDGPSLGGFVCPVVVVDAELWKLGQLRPGDRITFIPVDEAWADRQGEAVSGFLDGGIDTLPDPEPAPLDLHSAILDSFGEGDDKVVIRRAGDRYLLIEFGPHLLDLKLRFKAHVVYQWLQKQKLKGIIDLTPGIRSLQIHFDSTVISRDTLRETIRHGIAALPPLEQIEVPARIVHLPISWDDPSTKEAIRRYMVGVNPKAPWCPSNLEFIRRINGLDSIDDVKRIFFDASYLVMGLGDVYLGAPVATPLDPRHRLVTTKYNPARTWTPENAVGIGGAYLCVYGMEGPGGYQFTGRTIQMWNRWRQTPDFEKPWLLRFFDQLRFYEVSPEELLQLREEVPLGRHRIRVEPTVFRYADYETFLEIHSGEIDAFRATQRQAFADERQRWEDAGLHLDSPAEAETADDQEITIPEGAIVLESPVTGNVWKIEVKPGDKLAEGDPAIVLEAMKMEIPVKSDEMLEIIEVLTSEGNPVKAGQPLLIAKIL
- the nikR gene encoding nickel-responsive transcriptional regulator NikR, which produces MPSARRPKEKLAHRVTISISDELHNQFEELMEERGFVNRSHAIAEVLNQHISDYYSLKGNSLMAGTITLFYDHKRTGIKQQITDIQHEHIREVISSLQVFLENSCTMEVILVQGPAKRLRMIANKLLGIKGMIAGRLNLTRTLLPPIQTEPDEKDA
- a CDS encoding DUF1989 domain-containing protein, whose translation is MSHKHVIPAGDWWVHEIKKGQTLRITDLEGNQAADTLFFSAADPTERYSADQTIQEQASLYLTTGTRLMSTEGNVMLEITEDTCGRHDTLGGACSRESNTMRYAHDKECMHACRDSFIRGAQEWNVELTKRDITCNINFFMNVPVSPDGGLTFADGISAPGRYVEMVARMDVVCLISNCPQLNNPCNGWNPTPVEVSIS
- a CDS encoding ABC transporter ATP-binding protein; translation: MSTMETLSHLDQSPAVKARLGKIYQRPPILEINGLYKRFDSKAGEVTALQDINLTVHRREFMCVLGQSGCGKSTLIRILAGLETPSAGQVLVDGTPITGPGRDRGMVFQSYTLFPWLTVKQNVMYGPRMAGKSDFTNEAEARQWLALVGLDKFADSYPHQLSGGMKQRAAIARALANEPRILLMDEPFGALDPQTRQQMQAYLLQIWKNVDITIFFITHDLDEAIFLSDRILVLDPRPGRIREVLEVPVPRPRDHSQLRSPEFLATKSHLETIIHPEDDHAEPVFDKLPFTRLTNVEDNVE
- a CDS encoding ABC transporter permease, whose protein sequence is MKFASSGDWWAVRKDLGHTRATFLMVCSFILPLLIWCAAAYGPWWKVAYQITIPAETTRLQSVYTTGNRLTPETWKEFQDAVEKDNGEILSARESGQAATATARQGKKIVRQIHPIAVTNGWLTRGQEMDDEALRKTWIDLAAGKLEAEKEPVTDGNLAIVKANAEMLSAAGTGWPTEPMLKLLPQAAEEVSRPVFLVPPDVVARSFWKGITAKKADDTETGAERKTLLQRYGESWRTIICGFLLAIAVAIPIGILAGTFDFISKLTEPFVNFFSYMPAPAFGVVLMAIFGLDMGPKVMLVFLGTLPCAILTIAKTTRGLDPSLLEAAQTLGASRAQLIRTVIVPGILPNLYKDLRLLLSTAWTWLVIAELLGFKSGLAEIIDTHGRRFQFDIVYPAILMIGLSGFFMDQILAHLSRYFFPWVEQPKKGIVDKILSGVPAMIRMIKPSKPAPVAAAPASGNLPQ
- a CDS encoding urea carboxylase-associated family protein, producing the protein MNPIFTRTLTGAGMWSGIISRGKRLRLTDLSGGANVGMLLYHATERQERYNMPDTLKGQHIFYLREPYCLHSDMGRLLASITSDSVGWHDTVCGHSNAALVLKKYGEHNYQEARNDWNRNARDCFLIELCKWGLGKKDLVPNANLFSKVVADEAGKLSFVPGHSKPGDHIELRFELDTLVVLNTCQHPLDPLPAYRPTEVELQISGGAPPSPDDPSLAIRPENLRAHENNETFLALSRP
- the atzF gene encoding allophanate hydrolase, translating into MLTIPSLRQSYADGTLTPTGMVSLLRKRIEAHNDPAIFIHLPAEEEWLGLAAEVEAMPADLPLWGIPFVVKDNIDVAGWPTTAGCPEFSHTPAEDAEVVRLLRGAGAIPLGKANLDQFATGLVGVRSPYGIPRNVFDMAYLPGGSSSGSATALAAGLCAFSLGTDTAGSGRVPAAFQNLIGWKPTRGLVSNRGMVPACRSLDCVSVFANTPEDAAIISEIIGVFDPADPFSRDVEPVSLETEGFLFGVPAALDFAGDPDTPALYADAVRRLEEMGGTAVEVDLTPFVEAAKLLYEGPWVAERWAAVGDFVAAHPDAIHPVTKTILENSKGWDASATFKAQYKLREHARDAEGIWQAVDFLLLPTTPCLYTVEEVLADPIRTNSVLGRYTNFMNLLDLAAVAIPAGFARGGRLPWGVTLAAPTGTDEDLLRLAGTFTKQPLPESPAEENVRIPIVVCGAHLEGLALHHQLADRGATLVCKMETAPHYRLFAMPAGEKIPARPALVHDAEKGASIAVEVWSLDPAAFGDFVSRIPAPLGIGKVTLASGESLPGFIAEPRALDGAEEITHLRGWRPYLAR